The following are encoded together in the Dysgonomonadaceae bacterium PH5-43 genome:
- a CDS encoding phosphate transport system ATP-binding protein (product_source=KO:K02036; cath_funfam=3.40.50.300; cog=COG1117; ko=KO:K02036; pfam=PF00005; smart=SM00382; superfamily=52540) — MGKENHITQSILEIKNLNVYSSITNKHIIKDLSLSIAPNTVTTVIGSPMSGKSILLKAINRLNDLQNDIKSKGEIYFKQENINNINIVELRQKIGFVFKDPQVFPHLSIFDNVISGYTLNRVRLSKDEKNYIVERCLNDVALWDNLKDDLNKKPDFLTKGEQQRLCIARAIALNPEVILMEEPTSFMSAYCTNKIEEMIHKYKENTTIIISTSKLSQAARLSDFALYLENGELIEHNETSKLLWHPKDKRTEKFIINQID, encoded by the coding sequence ATGGGAAAAGAAAATCATATAACACAAAGCATATTAGAGATAAAAAATCTTAATGTTTATTCTTCAATAACAAATAAACATATAATAAAAGACTTATCTTTATCTATAGCTCCTAATACTGTAACAACTGTAATAGGGTCGCCTATGTCTGGTAAAAGCATTTTACTTAAAGCTATAAACAGGCTTAACGACTTACAAAACGATATTAAATCTAAAGGAGAAATATATTTCAAACAAGAAAATATTAACAATATCAATATTGTTGAATTAAGACAAAAAATAGGTTTTGTGTTTAAAGACCCTCAAGTATTCCCCCACCTTAGCATATTCGATAATGTTATATCTGGTTACACTCTTAACAGAGTTAGGTTATCTAAAGATGAAAAGAATTATATTGTAGAAAGATGCCTGAACGATGTAGCCCTGTGGGATAATCTGAAAGACGACTTAAATAAAAAACCAGATTTCTTAACTAAAGGAGAACAGCAGCGATTGTGTATTGCAAGGGCTATAGCTCTAAACCCCGAAGTAATATTAATGGAAGAGCCTACTTCGTTTATGAGCGCATATTGCACAAACAAAATAGAGGAGATGATACACAAATATAAAGAAAATACAACTATAATAATATCAACAAGTAAACTATCGCAAGCTGCAAGATTATCAGACTTCGCCTTGTATCTCGAAAATGGAGAACTTATCGAACACAACGAAACGTCTAAACTATTGTGGCACCCTAAAGATAAGAGAACCGAGAAATTTATTATTAATCAAATAGATTGA
- a CDS encoding peptide chain release factor 2 (product_source=KO:K02836; cath_funfam=3.30.160.20; cog=COG1186; ko=KO:K02836; pfam=PF00472,PF03462; smart=SM00937; superfamily=75620; tigrfam=TIGR00020), with product MKKIRSLKAWINSYNEVKSSAEELNLAFDFNKEGITSEEEVDAEYAKTINLLEKLELKNMLRSEEDHLGAVLKINAGAGGTEAQDWAEMLYRMYSRWCESKGYKVTVTNWLDGDDAGIKSVTIQVEGEYAYGYLKSENGVHRLVRVSPYNAQGKRMTSFSSVYIVPLVDDTIEIEVNQGDITWDTFRSSGAGGQNVNKVETGVRLHYNYKDPDTGEVKEIVIENTESRSQFGNKDNAIRLLKSQLYEIELERRRKASAKIEAGKKKIEWGSQIRSYVFDDRRVKDHRTDHQTSNVGAVMDGDIDDFIKAYLMEFGGEE from the coding sequence ATGAAAAAAATAAGAAGCCTTAAAGCATGGATTAACTCTTACAACGAAGTAAAATCATCGGCCGAAGAACTTAATCTTGCCTTCGACTTCAACAAAGAAGGAATTACATCAGAAGAAGAAGTTGACGCTGAATATGCAAAAACAATAAATCTTTTAGAGAAGTTAGAATTAAAGAATATGCTTCGCTCCGAAGAAGACCACTTAGGTGCTGTTCTTAAAATAAATGCTGGAGCCGGAGGAACTGAGGCACAAGACTGGGCTGAAATGCTTTATCGTATGTATAGCAGATGGTGCGAAAGCAAAGGCTATAAAGTTACGGTTACTAACTGGCTTGATGGCGACGATGCAGGAATAAAATCAGTAACCATACAAGTAGAAGGCGAATACGCTTACGGATACTTAAAGAGCGAAAATGGAGTACACCGCTTAGTTAGAGTATCGCCATACAACGCACAAGGCAAGAGAATGACATCTTTCTCTTCCGTATACATTGTGCCTTTAGTCGACGACACAATAGAAATTGAAGTTAATCAAGGAGATATTACTTGGGATACTTTCCGTTCGAGTGGAGCTGGAGGTCAGAATGTAAACAAAGTAGAAACAGGAGTACGCCTACACTACAACTACAAAGACCCCGACACGGGAGAAGTAAAAGAAATAGTTATCGAAAACACCGAATCGCGTTCTCAGTTTGGAAATAAAGACAATGCTATACGCTTACTTAAGTCGCAACTATACGAAATAGAATTAGAGCGAAGAAGAAAAGCATCAGCCAAAATAGAAGCAGGTAAGAAAAAGATAGAATGGGGATCTCAAATTCGTTCTTATGTATTTGACGACCGACGAGTTAAAGACCACCGAACAGACCATCAAACATCTAACGTTGGCGCAGTTATGGACGGCGATATAGATGATTTCATAAAAGCTTACCTTATGGAATTTGGCGGAGAAGAATAA
- a CDS encoding DNA-binding response OmpR family regulator (product_source=COG0745; cath_funfam=1.10.10.10,3.40.50.2300; cog=COG0745; pfam=PF00072,PF00486; smart=SM00448; superfamily=52172), which produces MTRLLIVDDEADIREILQFNLENEGFIIDTAASGEEALEKLTPEHKLILLDVMMGGMSGFHVAEKCRKSGILTPIIFLTARTSENDLLTGFSVGADDYIVKPFSIKEVIARVKAITRREYETKAVEKEEKEIITIGDLEINLITKQLYIKEEEIVLTKKEFEILSLLMQYPQKIFTRKEILDHVWQDESFVLERTVDVHVARLRKKLNEYGAYITNKSGYGYSFNDNIRIVENEN; this is translated from the coding sequence ATGACAAGGTTATTGATAGTAGACGATGAAGCTGATATTCGGGAAATACTGCAGTTTAACTTAGAAAACGAAGGTTTTATTATCGACACAGCAGCTTCAGGCGAGGAAGCTTTAGAAAAGCTTACTCCCGAACACAAATTAATATTATTAGATGTTATGATGGGGGGAATGTCGGGATTTCACGTTGCTGAAAAATGCAGAAAGAGCGGCATACTAACGCCTATAATCTTCCTAACAGCAAGAACTTCTGAGAATGATTTACTTACAGGATTTTCTGTAGGTGCCGACGACTATATTGTAAAACCTTTCTCCATAAAAGAGGTGATAGCTCGCGTAAAAGCTATTACACGAAGAGAGTATGAAACAAAAGCCGTAGAAAAAGAAGAAAAAGAAATTATTACAATAGGCGATTTAGAAATTAATCTAATAACCAAACAACTATATATAAAAGAAGAAGAAATTGTTCTTACAAAAAAAGAATTTGAAATCTTAAGCCTATTAATGCAATACCCACAAAAAATATTCACAAGAAAAGAAATATTAGACCACGTTTGGCAAGACGAGAGTTTTGTGCTAGAAAGAACCGTTGATGTACACGTTGCTCGCTTAAGAAAAAAACTAAACGAATACGGCGCATATATCACAAACAAATCAGGCTATGGATATTCTTTTAACGATAACATAAGAATTGTAGAGAATGAAAATTAA
- a CDS encoding phosphate uptake regulator (product_source=COG0704; cath_funfam=1.20.58.220; cog=COG0704; superfamily=109755), producing the protein MYSIKKKSHFEELYHDFEQLSVALLKQLKLAQYVLENGWNQQTEEETEDNDIMINDLEVKITDIFPILITLYAPKAKELRNIISCHEATMFIEFIANISKSIIYDIKPLDFNTEELEELRNIISNIFTRLKEKVNAATYSYHKNDKEQAINILNSKNEVKELVLELKENIIASFQDIALSAQDLLTIITLNKIAQSLEKIDIHTLNIAKATIFAIDGINMRYKNIQSKVL; encoded by the coding sequence ATGTATTCTATCAAAAAGAAATCACACTTTGAGGAATTGTATCACGACTTTGAACAACTTTCTGTAGCATTACTAAAACAATTAAAATTAGCACAGTATGTTTTAGAGAATGGTTGGAACCAACAAACAGAAGAAGAAACCGAAGATAATGATATTATGATAAACGATTTAGAGGTTAAAATCACAGATATATTCCCTATATTAATCACATTGTATGCTCCTAAAGCCAAAGAATTAAGAAATATTATTTCGTGCCACGAAGCAACTATGTTTATCGAATTTATAGCAAACATATCTAAAAGCATAATTTACGATATTAAACCTTTAGACTTTAACACTGAAGAATTAGAAGAATTAAGAAATATAATCAGTAACATATTTACAAGATTAAAAGAGAAGGTAAACGCTGCAACTTATTCGTATCACAAAAACGATAAAGAACAAGCTATAAACATACTTAACTCTAAAAACGAAGTTAAGGAATTAGTATTAGAACTAAAAGAAAACATTATAGCTTCTTTCCAAGATATTGCATTGTCGGCACAAGACCTTTTAACGATAATAACATTAAATAAAATAGCTCAATCGTTAGAAAAAATAGATATTCATACTCTAAATATCGCAAAAGCAACTATATTTGCAATAGATGGAATTAATATGAGATATAAAAACATTCAAAGTAAAGTATTATGA
- a CDS encoding putative MPP superfamily phosphohydrolase (product_source=COG1408; cath_funfam=3.60.21.10; cog=COG1408; ko=KO:K07098; pfam=PF00149; superfamily=56300; transmembrane_helix_parts=Outside_1_3,TMhelix_4_21,Inside_22_33,TMhelix_34_53,Outside_54_67,TMhelix_68_90,Inside_91_110,TMhelix_111_128,Outside_129_377), whose product MSFFIIVFIVHTIINAYIFYRGWRAFPKSPYVKVLYSAIFVIFYGSFAVMMLGRNHFPLELQKIFYSLGTTWLAIMLYITLYFVITDLILLANKYIKFIPKTITSKTYRRIQVFSGYALVFAVLLIGNQKYNNPTIVQQDIVINKSGHNLKQLKAVAVSDIHLGINIDKGKLKKYVDIINEQNPDIILIAGDLIDNNLRPLWEEKMYEELNNLKAPLGTYMCLGNHEYLSGLNESLEFIKHTNITLLKDSAAHINNSFWIIGRDDKHNPERLQLNQITDSIKATNDYNNQPIILLDHQPYNLEQAEQSNIDLQFSGHTHHGQLWPLNLIVNKIYEVGHGYKQKGNTNIYVSSGLALWGPEFRVGTQSEVVVFNIRLN is encoded by the coding sequence ATGTCGTTTTTTATTATTGTTTTTATAGTGCATACAATAATTAATGCCTATATATTCTACAGAGGCTGGAGAGCTTTCCCTAAATCTCCTTACGTAAAGGTTTTATACAGTGCCATATTCGTTATATTTTACGGCTCGTTTGCTGTTATGATGTTAGGACGCAATCATTTCCCGTTAGAACTTCAAAAGATATTCTACTCTTTAGGCACTACCTGGCTGGCTATAATGCTTTATATTACACTATACTTTGTTATAACCGACCTTATATTATTAGCAAATAAATACATAAAGTTTATACCTAAAACTATTACCTCAAAAACGTATCGTCGAATACAAGTGTTTTCGGGATATGCATTAGTGTTTGCTGTTTTGCTTATAGGTAATCAGAAATACAACAACCCAACAATAGTACAACAAGATATTGTGATTAATAAATCGGGTCACAATCTAAAACAACTAAAAGCTGTAGCCGTTAGCGATATACACTTAGGTATAAACATCGATAAAGGTAAACTAAAAAAATACGTAGATATTATAAACGAACAAAATCCTGATATTATACTTATTGCAGGAGATTTAATCGACAACAACCTTCGCCCTCTATGGGAAGAAAAAATGTATGAAGAACTAAACAATCTAAAAGCTCCATTAGGCACATATATGTGTTTAGGAAACCACGAATATCTGAGTGGATTAAACGAAAGCTTAGAATTTATCAAACACACAAATATAACACTTCTTAAAGATAGTGCAGCTCATATAAACAATAGTTTTTGGATTATAGGAAGAGACGACAAACACAACCCCGAACGCTTACAACTAAATCAAATAACAGACTCTATTAAAGCCACAAACGATTACAACAATCAACCTATAATATTATTGGATCATCAACCCTACAACTTAGAACAGGCAGAACAAAGCAATATAGACCTACAGTTTTCGGGGCACACACACCACGGACAACTATGGCCTCTTAACTTAATAGTTAACAAGATATACGAAGTCGGACACGGATATAAACAGAAAGGAAATACCAATATATATGTATCTTCGGGCTTAGCATTATGGGGACCTGAGTTTAGAGTAGGAACTCAATCGGAAGTAGTAGTTTTTAATATTCGCTTAAATTAA
- a CDS encoding two-component system phosphate regulon sensor histidine kinase PhoR (product_source=KO:K07636; cath_funfam=1.10.287.130,1.25.40.90,3.30.565.10; cog=COG5002; ko=KO:K07636; pfam=PF00512,PF02518; smart=SM00387,SM00388; superfamily=109797,55874,81469; transmembrane_helix_parts=Outside_1_9,TMhelix_10_32,Inside_33_161,TMhelix_162_184,Outside_185_576) translates to MKIKFRERLYIGFLAVFTIYTLVFIVFIVFIFIRDKNYKDEVIYKTQDIYITETANYITLNNIDENNINELAQINEIFPKELRVSILNKDGYIIYDNILPESEWTSTRKENLEVRHALISGEGKNIRTNEFNKKTYIFYAKLHNNLIIRVGYEYGVKIIKTNFYFWCAVALLYITMLIFLTSFYKKYGSAIKDLKKFVLSYYNDEIKPSKTISDDDLGDIQNLIIKLNNKLETNKKDVEVEKEKLLQHLQYAEEGISFFTFDRKNIYTNSRFIQYLNVLLETPTFDVNSIFSNPLFSEVVNYLRGAKKEKTFKTKIASNGRYFLLKVIVFEDKSFEIILKDITQTEKAHLDRTQITNNIAHELRTPVTSVRGYLETLIENETINPEKQREFISRAYSQINRLTEIIQDVALLSKVSDISRQLEKEDINIYELLEELIAIDSSEKIKDNNSKVVLEMDKNIVVKGNRTLLASALRNLGHNALKYAGEGITITINCYAEDEEFYYFSFSDNGIGVKEEYLPKIFERFFRGDEGRTRDQGGSGLGLSIVRDAIEFHHGEIIAKNKTEGGLEFLFSIRKY, encoded by the coding sequence ATGAAAATTAAGTTCAGAGAACGTTTGTATATAGGTTTCTTAGCTGTATTTACTATATACACATTAGTCTTTATAGTCTTTATAGTTTTTATCTTTATTAGAGACAAAAACTATAAAGACGAAGTAATTTATAAAACACAAGATATATACATAACCGAAACCGCAAACTATATAACTCTTAACAATATAGATGAAAACAATATAAACGAGCTGGCTCAAATAAATGAAATATTCCCTAAAGAATTGAGAGTTTCAATACTTAACAAAGATGGATATATTATATACGACAACATATTACCTGAATCGGAATGGACTAGTACTCGTAAGGAAAACTTAGAAGTCAGACACGCTTTAATAAGTGGTGAAGGAAAAAACATTAGAACAAACGAATTTAATAAAAAGACATATATATTTTATGCCAAGCTACACAACAACCTAATTATTAGAGTTGGTTACGAATACGGAGTAAAAATTATTAAAACTAACTTCTATTTCTGGTGCGCTGTTGCTTTGTTGTATATAACAATGCTTATTTTCTTAACTTCGTTCTACAAGAAGTATGGCAGTGCAATTAAAGACTTAAAGAAATTCGTACTATCGTATTACAACGATGAAATTAAACCAAGCAAAACAATATCAGACGATGATTTGGGCGACATACAAAACTTAATAATAAAACTAAACAACAAACTCGAAACAAATAAAAAAGATGTAGAAGTAGAAAAAGAAAAACTACTACAACACCTTCAATATGCCGAAGAAGGTATATCGTTTTTTACTTTCGACAGAAAAAACATATACACCAATTCTCGCTTTATTCAATATCTGAATGTTTTATTAGAAACACCTACTTTCGACGTTAACAGCATATTCAGCAATCCCCTATTTAGCGAAGTTGTAAACTACCTTAGAGGGGCTAAGAAAGAAAAAACTTTTAAGACAAAAATAGCCAGCAACGGAAGATACTTCCTTCTAAAAGTTATAGTATTCGAAGATAAAAGCTTCGAGATAATACTAAAAGACATAACTCAAACAGAAAAAGCTCATTTAGATAGAACTCAGATAACAAACAACATAGCTCACGAGCTAAGAACTCCCGTTACGAGTGTTAGAGGATACTTAGAAACCCTTATAGAAAATGAAACTATTAATCCTGAAAAACAAAGAGAGTTTATAAGTAGAGCCTACTCTCAAATTAATCGATTAACGGAAATCATACAAGATGTTGCTCTTCTTTCTAAAGTATCAGATATTTCAAGGCAATTAGAAAAAGAAGATATTAATATCTACGAACTACTTGAAGAACTAATTGCAATAGACTCTTCCGAAAAAATAAAAGATAACAATAGTAAGGTGGTTCTCGAAATGGATAAAAACATAGTCGTTAAAGGCAATCGCACCCTGCTGGCTTCTGCTTTAAGAAACTTAGGACACAATGCTCTTAAATATGCTGGCGAAGGAATTACTATTACAATTAATTGCTATGCCGAAGACGAAGAATTTTATTATTTCTCTTTCTCAGACAATGGAATAGGTGTAAAAGAAGAATACCTACCTAAAATATTTGAACGCTTCTTTAGAGGAGACGAAGGTCGAACCCGAGATCAAGGCGGCTCAGGATTAGGACTTTCTATTGTAAGAGATGCCATAGAGTTTCATCACGGCGAGATAATAGCAAAAAACAAAACCGAAGGAGGTTTAGAGTTCTTATTTTCTATTCGCAAGTATTAA